In the Pristiophorus japonicus isolate sPriJap1 chromosome 5, sPriJap1.hap1, whole genome shotgun sequence genome, one interval contains:
- the clec3ba gene encoding tetranectin, with protein sequence MKVHRKCFLSMSGQKTFHQAADDCIEHGGVLAAPGDREENDALHEYAVRTVGREHEVWLGITDITAEGSWADVSGVTVNFTNWETEITQQPDGGTRVNCVVMTGLAIGKWFDESCRLRKNYFCQYNIP encoded by the coding sequence ATGAAGGTGCACCGGAAGTGCTTCCTGTCGATGAGCGGGCAGAAGACCTTTCACCAGGCAGCCGATGACTGCATCGAGCACGGGGGCGTCCTGGCCGCGCCCGGCGACCGCGAGGAGAACGACGCACTGCACGAGTACGCCGTGCGGACCGTGGGGCGCGAGCACGAGGTGTGGCTGGGCATCACCGACATCACGGCCGAGGGGTCCTGGGCGGACGTGAGCGGCGTGACCGTAAACTTTACCAACTGGGAGACCGAGATCACCCAGCAACCCGACGGCGGCACCAGGGTCAACTGCGTGGTCATGACCGGCCTCGCCATCGGCAAATGGTTCGACGAATCCTGCCGCCTTCGAAAGAATTACTTTTGCCAATACAACATCCCTTAA